Within Azoarcus sp. DD4, the genomic segment CGACGCCGAGTGATCCGGTAAGGCGTTTGGTTACTGCCGAGCAAGCAGAAGATATTGAGAGGCAGTGGCGTGCCCAGTATGAAGTCCAGCACGCCCAGCATCGGGCAGCGGCCAAACAGGCTCAAGAACGGAGCCGCCGCAACATGCTTCAGGCAGCGCAACTCATGCCGGGATTTAGGGCCCGTTTCTTGGTTGGTCCATCGGCGAGTGCGCCGCGTGAATGTAGGCAACTGGATGGTGCAATTGTGGATGTTCACGATCCGCTGTTCGAGAAGCTGGCGCCGTGTTCGAGGGATGACTGCGCTTGTTGCTGGGTAGCGGTTGTGCCTGGTTGGAAGTCCACTACGCGAGGCAAAGCATGAAGCACATCCTATTCGTGGCCGCACTTGCGGCGGCCCTGCCGGCCCACGCCCAGGTCTTCAAATGCCAGGAAGGCGGCAAGACAGTGTTCTCCGACAGACCCTGCCACGCCGAGGCGAAACCGCTGGACGTGAAACCGGCCGCGGGCGCTTATGACCCGGCCGCGGCCGCCGTGCTCGAGCAGCAAACGGCCCGCCGGCTGGAAGCGCAGGCCGCCGCCCAGAAGTACCGCGACAAGGCGGAGGAGCGCCGCGAAATGGCGCGCGCAAAGGAAGCGGCCGAGCCGGATGAATGCGCCAGGCTGCGCCAGCAGCATGCCGACGCCAAACGTTGGTCGAAGGAGTTCCACCACCCCGAGAACATTCGGCGGGAGCAGGAGAAGGCGAAGAAGGCCGCGTCCGACAGCTTCTTCAAGTGCGGCCCCGGCGAGCGGGTTTCGGTGTTCGATCAGTGACGCACGGGCGCAGACGCGCCCCAAACAGTAAAACCCTTTAATCCGGGCGTCCTCGCCCGCGCGCGTAGCCTCGCATCATGGCTACGCGACAGATCTCCCTCATCGTCATCCACTGCTCGGCCACCCCCAATGGGCGGTGGACGCAGCTGGCGGATATCGACCACTGGCACCGCAGCGCCCCCCGTTTTTTCAAACGCGCCGCTGCGGCCCGCCAGCGTTTCAACCCCGATCTGACGTCGATCGGCTACCACTGGGTCATCGGCCTCAACGGCGCGCGCTTTTCCGGCCGCCACGTCGACGAAGTCGGCGCGCACGCCGCGCAGTGGAACACCCACTCCATCGGCATCTGCCTGATCGGCACCGACCGCTACACGCCCGACCAGTGGGCTGCGCTCGCCGACCAGGTGGCGCACCTCGCCAAGCTCTACAACGTGCCGCTGCAGTTCGCCGACATCCCCAGGGCGGGGCGCGGCGCGCGCGGCATCTGCGGCCACCGCGACCTCTCTCCGGACGGCAACGGCAACGGCATCGTCGAGCCCTTCGAATGGCTCAAGACCTGCCCCGGTTTTTCCGTGCGCGACTGGCTCGCGGGCGGCATGGTGCCGCTGGATGGCCATGTGCTGCGCCCGGTTGCGGATTGAAACCATGCCGATCAGCCGCGACCCCCTCGTTGAAGTGATCCGGGTCTGGGATGGCCTGGTGGGCGCCAGCGCGCGCCTGGGCGTCGTGGTTGTCACCTACGAGTATCGCGACGTCGTGGTGCTCTCGGCAGCGTCTGGCCCGCTCAGCCGGGCGGACATGCGAGAGATGGGCGCCGACTTGCTGGCTGCCGGCGTGCGCGTGGTGCGCGCCTGGCGCGCCAACGGCCACCGCATGCCCGGCGCCCGCCTGGTCGAAGTCGGCCGCCGACACTCCCTGTGGGAGATGGATCTGCCCGCCTTCATGGCGCGGGTGGCCCGCTCCCCCGCCGCGCGAGGCCACTGATGCTGCGCACTGTACTGAGTCTCCTCCTTGGGGCCGTGCCCCAGGTTTGCCGGCTGCTGCCCTACGCGGCAGCGCCGGCTTCTTTCTACCCGACGGCCCGCCGCACTGGCGTGCGGGCCGCGAAGCGCCAGGCGCAGCGCCGCCGTAACCGCGCCCGGAGCAAGCGATGACCGCCGCCGACACCCCCGAAATCACCTGCCGCAAGTGCTGGTGGAAGAGCCGCACGCTGTGGTTCAACGTCGTGTGCGCCGGCCTGATCGCCCTGGAGGCCGTCACCGGCCAGCTGCAGCCGCTGCTGCCAGCCAACGTGTATGCGCTGATGTGCGTGGTGCTGCCGGTTGGCAACGCCATGTTGCGGGTGGTCACCGCCCAGGGGCTGAAGCTGTGAGCCCCATCGCGCAATACGCCGCCCAGTTCGGCCCGGTGCCGCGCTGGCTGGCGCTGGCCGCGCTCGTCGCGGCGGGCGCGGCTGCGGGCGGGTGGATCGTTGCCCAGGTGAAGAACAGCGAGCTCGCAGAGCTGCGCACCGAGCAGACCGAGCGCGTGACGAAGGCCGAACGCCTGGCGCGCGAGCGCCTGCAGGCCGCCCAGGCGCGCGGCGACGAACTCACCGTGCGGCTGGCCGCCGCCAACGAATCCGCCGCCACCCTGCAGAAGGAACTCGACGATGCCCTCTCGAAAGTCACTACCGGCCGCCCTTGCCTTGGCGGCGCTGCTCTGCGCGTGCTCGACCGCGCCCCCGGCATCGCCGCCCCTCGAATGCCCGCGCCCGCCCGCGTCGCTCCTGCAGCGGATGCCGCCCACCCTGCCGCCCCTGCCGCGCAGCCCGCTGCTAGGGATGAAGGCGACGCTGCCACCGACACCGACGTCGCCCGCTGGGCCCTCCACGCCGCCGGCGAGTACGGCGAGTGCACCCGCCGGCTCGGCGCCCTGATCGACTGGCACGACGAACGATGACGATACAGATCGAGCTGTGGGCGCTCATCACCTTCCTCGTCGGGCTGCTGGTGACCTTCCTGGCCGCGGCCTTTGCCGCCGGAAAGGTCTTGCTCGGCCAGGTGGAGAAGCGCCTGGACACCCGCTTCGAAGCGCAGGCGAGTGCCAGCAAGGTGCAGCAGGCGCACTGGGATACCCGATTCGCCGCGCTGGAGATTGCCAGCCGCGAAGAGTCCGCCCAGTGGCAGCGCGTGGAACGCGAGCTGCTCACGCTCAAGGCGGACTTGCCGGTCTTCTACGTCCGCCGCGAGGACTACGTGCGCAATCAGACGGTGATCGAGGCCAAGCTCGATGCGGTGGCGCTGAAGATCGAGAACATACAACTCAAGGGGATGAAATCGTGATCGACCACGCCAAGGTGCGCCGCGAGTCGCTGCGCTGGTATCTGCTGCTGGCGCTGTACAACAGCCGGCCGGAAGACATGTGCGAAGAGCACCTGCAGATGATCGCCGCCGGCATCTTCCCGGACGCGACCCCTATCGAGGTGCGCCAGCAGCTGGACTACCTGGCGGACCGCAAGCTGGTCGATGTCCGCAAGGAACCCTCCGGCCGGTGGTGGGCCGGGCTCACCCGCTACGGCCACGACATCGCCGAATACACCATCGACTGCGAGCCGGGCATCGCCCGCCCGGTGAAGTACTGGGCGTCCTGACATGGCCCGCAAGAGCAGCATCCAGCAGCTCGACCCGCGTCTGCGCGACGCGGTGGACGAGCTGATCCGCGAAGGGCGCTACACGCTGGACGACATCGTCGCCCACCTCGCCAAGCTCAACGGCGGCGAGGCGCCGGTCAGCCGCTCGGCCTTGGGCCGCTACGCCCAGCGCGCCGAGGAACAGATGCGCCGCTACCGCGAGGCCCGCGAGGTCGCCAAGGTGTGGGTCGACAAGTTCGAAAACGAGCCCGACGGCGACGTGGCCCGCCTGCTGCCCGAAATGCTGCGCTCGGTCGCCTTCCAGACCCTAGGCAGCATGGGCGACCGCGAGGAATCGGCCGAGGCCCAGGAAGTGATGTTCCTGGCCAAGGCCATGAAGGACCTGGCCAGCGCCGACGTGCTCACCACCCAGCGCATTCTCAAGATCCGCGAGGAGACCGCGAAGAAGGCCGCCGTCGAGGCGGTGAAGACGGCCAAGGCGCAGGGGCTCTCCGACGAAGCGGCCGAGCTGATCCGGCAGAAGATTCTGGGGGTGGTGTGATGTCGACGGACGAGTTCCTGAAAGGCCTGAACTACGGGCAGCTGCAGTACGCGCGCCGGCGGTGCGATGAACTGATCCAGGCGAAGAACAAGGAGGCGAAGCGAAAGGTCTGGGTCGTCTCCGACACCGACATCAAATACAAGTACTTCCAGGAGGACGAGTACGTCTGTGCGGCGGAGTTTCTTCTGTCGTTGGCCCGCAAGAACGCCGAGGAGGGCGACATCGAAGACTTGGAATTGTCATCCGAATTCCTGATGAAGTCCGAGTGGGACGAAATGTTCCCGAACAACGAGCGCGGGGGCGTGTGATGCAAGACGCTTTCACCCTGTTCGGCTTGCTCTGCGCATTCATCGTTGTTGCCGCTGTGCTGCTGATCGCAATGGCCGCCTATCGAGATAGCCAGGCTGCCGCGTACTACCGCGGCATCCGCGATCAGCTGGCAGATGCCGCGAATGACATCGCCGAGACGTACCGCGACGGCGAAGTCGTGTCTGCGCGCAGCGTCCGCATGATGCTCCGGCAGATCTATGCCCGCCAGTCGCCAGAGGTCCGAGACATCAAGGCCAACGACTTCCACTTTATCGATCCCGAGGTGGCGCTGGCGCAGATCTGCTCCGCCCTCGAAAAGCAAGGCACTGCGCTGACCGACGACCAGATCATGTTGATCCGCGCTAGGGTGGGCTGAATTGACTACCGCTGAGCGTCCGCCGCTCCCCGCCCCCGTCTCCGGCGCCGTCAGCCTCGCCATGGAACCGCGCGAGGCCCGCACCCCCATGGCGCTGCTGCCCTACCAGCAGCGCTGGTGCGCCGACACCACTCCGGTGAAGGTCATCGAGAAGAGCCGCCGTATCGGCCTCTCCTGGGGCGAGGCGGCCGACACCGCGCTGCTCGGCGCCTCCACCTCGGGCATGGATAGCTGGTACATCGGCTACACCAAGGACATGGCGCTGGAGTTCATCCGTGACTGCGCGGACTGGGCGCGCTCCTACGGGCTGGCCGCAGGCGAGATCGAGGAAGGCGAAGAGGTCTTCATCGACGGCGAGGAGAAGCAAAGCATCCTCGCCTTCACCATCCGCTTCGCCAGCGGCTGGCGCATCACCGCGCTGTCGTCCAGCCCGCGCAACCTGCGAGGCAAGCAGGG encodes:
- a CDS encoding DUF4124 domain-containing protein is translated as MEVHYARQSMKHILFVAALAAALPAHAQVFKCQEGGKTVFSDRPCHAEAKPLDVKPAAGAYDPAAAAVLEQQTARRLEAQAAAQKYRDKAEERREMARAKEAAEPDECARLRQQHADAKRWSKEFHHPENIRREQEKAKKAASDSFFKCGPGERVSVFDQ
- a CDS encoding N-acetylmuramoyl-L-alanine amidase; amino-acid sequence: MATRQISLIVIHCSATPNGRWTQLADIDHWHRSAPRFFKRAAAARQRFNPDLTSIGYHWVIGLNGARFSGRHVDEVGAHAAQWNTHSIGICLIGTDRYTPDQWAALADQVAHLAKLYNVPLQFADIPRAGRGARGICGHRDLSPDGNGNGIVEPFEWLKTCPGFSVRDWLAGGMVPLDGHVLRPVAD
- a CDS encoding DUF3486 family protein, which produces MARKSSIQQLDPRLRDAVDELIREGRYTLDDIVAHLAKLNGGEAPVSRSALGRYAQRAEEQMRRYREAREVAKVWVDKFENEPDGDVARLLPEMLRSVAFQTLGSMGDREESAEAQEVMFLAKAMKDLASADVLTTQRILKIREETAKKAAVEAVKTAKAQGLSDEAAELIRQKILGVV